The following proteins come from a genomic window of Erpetoichthys calabaricus chromosome 18, fErpCal1.3, whole genome shotgun sequence:
- the pheta1 gene encoding sesquipedalian-1 isoform X3 codes for MKLNERSIAHYATSDAPADKTGHLYKKGERNPAYHRRWFVLKGNMLFYFEDKDSKEPIGVIILEGCTVELCESSEEYAFAIKIDCMKSRVYKMAAESQAAMESWVKALSRASFDYMRLVVRELEKQLDEMQARCQRRQPAVRTKSRPGVSIGAVPTASPQASYNRTNEETVQFMPTVPAKENGVAWNKPSEALNGCIYAGYDGGRPPPVPPRRKSGGGGTVSALESPVSPGTSCFDKLHDWYGKEIIALRDEWLLSQVDGPPSHV; via the coding sequence ATGAAGCTGAACGAGCGCAGCATCGCTCACTATGCCACCAGTGATGCCCCCGCAGACAAGACAGGACATTTGTACAAAAAGGGCGAGCGAAACCCGGCTTATCACCGCCGCTGGTTTGTGCTGAAAGGGAACATGCTGTTCTACTTCGAGGACAAAGACAGCAAGGAGCCCATCGGGGTGATCATCCTGGAGGGGTGCACGGTGGAGCTGTGCGAGTCCTCCGAGGAGTATGCGTTTGCCATCAAGATTGACTGCATGAAATCCCGCGTCTACAAGATGGCGGCCGAGAGCCAGGCGGCCATGGAGTCCTGGGTGAAAGCTCTGTCCCGAGCCAGCTTCGATTACATGAGGCTGGTCGTGCGCGAGTTGGAGAAACAGCTGGACGAAATGCAGGCCCGATGTCAGAGGAGGCAGCCCGCCGTCCGCACCAAGTCCAGACCCGGCGTTAGCATCGGCGCCGTTCCCACGGCGAGTCCGCAGGCCTCATACAACAGGACGAATGAGGAGACAGTTCAGTTTATGCCTACCGTGCCGGCTAAAGAGAACGGAGTGGCTTGGAACAAACCCAGTGAAGCGCTGAACGGATGCATCTACGCGGGCTACGACGGAGGCAGGCCACCTCCCGTACCCCCCCGCAGGAAGAGCGGCGGAGGCGGCACGGTCTCCGCATTAGAGAGCCCCGTGTCTCCGGGGACGTCTTGCTTTGACAAGCTCCACGACTGGTACGGGAAAGAGATCATCGCCTTAAGAGACGAGTGGCTGCTCAGCCAGGTGGACGGACCGCCATCCCACGTGTGA
- the pheta1 gene encoding sesquipedalian-1 isoform X2, which produces MFALHLTAPAVEKPRMKLNERSIAHYATSDAPADKTGHLYKKGERNPAYHRRWFVLKGNMLFYFEDKDSKEPIGVIILEGCTVELCESSEEYAFAIKIDCMKSRVYKMAAESQAAMESWVKALSRASFDYMRLVVRELEKQLDEMQARCQRRQPAVRTKSRPGVSIGAVPTASPQASYNRTNEETVQFMPTVPAKENGVAWNKPSEALNGCIYAGYDGGRPPPVPPRRKSGGGGTVSALESPVSPGTSCFDKLHDWYGKEIIALRDEWLLSQVDGPPSHV; this is translated from the coding sequence GCTGTAGAAAAACCGAGGATGAAGCTGAACGAGCGCAGCATCGCTCACTATGCCACCAGTGATGCCCCCGCAGACAAGACAGGACATTTGTACAAAAAGGGCGAGCGAAACCCGGCTTATCACCGCCGCTGGTTTGTGCTGAAAGGGAACATGCTGTTCTACTTCGAGGACAAAGACAGCAAGGAGCCCATCGGGGTGATCATCCTGGAGGGGTGCACGGTGGAGCTGTGCGAGTCCTCCGAGGAGTATGCGTTTGCCATCAAGATTGACTGCATGAAATCCCGCGTCTACAAGATGGCGGCCGAGAGCCAGGCGGCCATGGAGTCCTGGGTGAAAGCTCTGTCCCGAGCCAGCTTCGATTACATGAGGCTGGTCGTGCGCGAGTTGGAGAAACAGCTGGACGAAATGCAGGCCCGATGTCAGAGGAGGCAGCCCGCCGTCCGCACCAAGTCCAGACCCGGCGTTAGCATCGGCGCCGTTCCCACGGCGAGTCCGCAGGCCTCATACAACAGGACGAATGAGGAGACAGTTCAGTTTATGCCTACCGTGCCGGCTAAAGAGAACGGAGTGGCTTGGAACAAACCCAGTGAAGCGCTGAACGGATGCATCTACGCGGGCTACGACGGAGGCAGGCCACCTCCCGTACCCCCCCGCAGGAAGAGCGGCGGAGGCGGCACGGTCTCCGCATTAGAGAGCCCCGTGTCTCCGGGGACGTCTTGCTTTGACAAGCTCCACGACTGGTACGGGAAAGAGATCATCGCCTTAAGAGACGAGTGGCTGCTCAGCCAGGTGGACGGACCGCCATCCCACGTGTGA
- the pheta1 gene encoding sesquipedalian-1 isoform X1 has protein sequence MSALTESRLFRSQDPQDMAVEKPRMKLNERSIAHYATSDAPADKTGHLYKKGERNPAYHRRWFVLKGNMLFYFEDKDSKEPIGVIILEGCTVELCESSEEYAFAIKIDCMKSRVYKMAAESQAAMESWVKALSRASFDYMRLVVRELEKQLDEMQARCQRRQPAVRTKSRPGVSIGAVPTASPQASYNRTNEETVQFMPTVPAKENGVAWNKPSEALNGCIYAGYDGGRPPPVPPRRKSGGGGTVSALESPVSPGTSCFDKLHDWYGKEIIALRDEWLLSQVDGPPSHV, from the exons ATGTCGGCGCTCACTGAGTCTCGACTGTTTCGGAGCCAAGACCCCCAAGATATG GCTGTAGAAAAACCGAGGATGAAGCTGAACGAGCGCAGCATCGCTCACTATGCCACCAGTGATGCCCCCGCAGACAAGACAGGACATTTGTACAAAAAGGGCGAGCGAAACCCGGCTTATCACCGCCGCTGGTTTGTGCTGAAAGGGAACATGCTGTTCTACTTCGAGGACAAAGACAGCAAGGAGCCCATCGGGGTGATCATCCTGGAGGGGTGCACGGTGGAGCTGTGCGAGTCCTCCGAGGAGTATGCGTTTGCCATCAAGATTGACTGCATGAAATCCCGCGTCTACAAGATGGCGGCCGAGAGCCAGGCGGCCATGGAGTCCTGGGTGAAAGCTCTGTCCCGAGCCAGCTTCGATTACATGAGGCTGGTCGTGCGCGAGTTGGAGAAACAGCTGGACGAAATGCAGGCCCGATGTCAGAGGAGGCAGCCCGCCGTCCGCACCAAGTCCAGACCCGGCGTTAGCATCGGCGCCGTTCCCACGGCGAGTCCGCAGGCCTCATACAACAGGACGAATGAGGAGACAGTTCAGTTTATGCCTACCGTGCCGGCTAAAGAGAACGGAGTGGCTTGGAACAAACCCAGTGAAGCGCTGAACGGATGCATCTACGCGGGCTACGACGGAGGCAGGCCACCTCCCGTACCCCCCCGCAGGAAGAGCGGCGGAGGCGGCACGGTCTCCGCATTAGAGAGCCCCGTGTCTCCGGGGACGTCTTGCTTTGACAAGCTCCACGACTGGTACGGGAAAGAGATCATCGCCTTAAGAGACGAGTGGCTGCTCAGCCAGGTGGACGGACCGCCATCCCACGTGTGA